The Moritella sp. F3 genome contains a region encoding:
- a CDS encoding OmpA family protein, with amino-acid sequence MKLLSIFIMSFLLLGCETIAELQATAAAPSTPTETIAMPELQLQENDLSDDDADGVITYREQCLNSVLGSQVDNSGCGGDTVNTVRQELRVNFDNNSAVISARYFSDIKELADFMSRYPDLDVIIEGHSSKQGSAALNMDLSQRRAQAVMDLLVNRFGVSTSRVSSIGYGFERLLDEGNSKSAHKRNRRIVAELSGENLTQDMKWTIYSVDKTL; translated from the coding sequence ATGAAATTATTAAGCATTTTTATAATGAGCTTTCTGCTGCTAGGTTGTGAAACTATCGCAGAATTACAAGCGACTGCAGCTGCGCCATCAACGCCAACAGAAACGATCGCGATGCCAGAGCTACAGTTGCAAGAAAATGATCTCAGTGATGATGATGCTGACGGGGTCATTACTTATCGTGAGCAGTGTTTAAACTCAGTACTCGGTTCTCAAGTCGATAATAGCGGCTGTGGTGGTGATACCGTCAATACTGTTAGGCAGGAATTAAGGGTTAATTTTGATAATAACTCTGCGGTTATTTCAGCGCGGTATTTTAGTGATATTAAAGAACTTGCTGACTTTATGTCTCGCTATCCAGACTTGGATGTGATTATTGAAGGTCATTCGAGTAAGCAAGGTAGTGCGGCATTAAATATGGATTTATCACAGCGCCGAGCACAAGCTGTGATGGATTTGTTAGTGAATCGATTTGGTGTATCTACGTCACGCGTATCGTCGATTGGTTATGGTTTTGAACGTTTACTTGATGAAGGTAATAGCAAGTCGGCACATAAGCGTAATCGCCGCATTGTTGCGGAATTAAGCGGTGAAAATTTAACTCAAGATATGAAATGGACTATTTACAGTGTTGATAAAACACTTTAA